The genomic region AAAACGTCCCACCGCGCCGACCCAGCGCGTGCGTCCATCCGGGGCCAGGGTGCGATACTCGACATCGTAATCGACGCGCTCGGCGAGCGCTCGGTCGATAGCCCGGCGCGTCGGCTCGCGGTCGTCGGGATGAAGGCGCGAGTAGAAGAGTTCGAAGTCGACTTCGGCGTCCGGCGGCAGGAAAAAATGCTCCTTGCACGCATTGTTCAGGACGATCTTGTCCAGCGGCCAGTCGCAGTAGAAGGCGCCGATCCGAGGGCCTTCCACGACCAGCTGCAGGTTCCCCTCGCTGCGCCGCAGCGCTTCCTCCGCCCGCGTCCGCTCCGTAACGTCATGGACCATCCCGATGATCTGCGTGCATCGATCGCGTTCGTCGAAAATCGGGATCGCCTGCACCTCGCCCACGCGTTCGCCGGCGGGATACACGGAGGTTTCCCGCCACTCCACGGCGCGCCGCTCGCGGATCGCCTCCGCGTATTTGCCGAGAACGAGCGTAAGCGCCGGCATGGGGATGACGTCCTGAAGATCGCGTCCGACGACTTGATCCTCGCGCAGCCCCGTCGCCAGGAGGAAGGGCGGATTGACGAACAGAAACCGGTAAATTCCTTCTGGACGCACTTGGAGGAGGAAGACGATGTCTTTGACGTTGTCCAGAATCAAGGACAGCATCTCCTCATTTTGCCGCAGCGCCTGCGGCAAACTCTCCACGCTGTATTCGCTGCTGTTGTCTTTCACGAAAAAACGAACCTTACTGCTCCTACGCTCAATCTTCCGGTCTGGTCGAGGCCTCCGCCGTCCGATAAACCCTGGGACGCCGCGATCTCATCTCTGTATTGTACCCAAACCGGCATAAGGGCGGTCGCGCTGGAAGTGTGGCGTAGACCAATGAAAACGAGAAAGATCGCTGCATAATAACGATGTGAAATCCCATTCCCAGTCACCGATCTTCCCACTGCCGCCGCTTGGTCTGGCCGAAACGCCCCTGTCGTTGGACGATCGGCATGTGCTGGCGTCCTTTAGCGTCGGCGACGTGACCCGCTCCCTTTCTCCCGCCACGGGCGCGGTGAACCGAACGGTGCTGGTGGAAGCGTCCACGGGGATTTTCGTCCTGCGGTGCTCCCGGCGGGAGCGGACCCGCGTTGAATGGGAACACGCCGCCATTGCGTGGGCCGCGGATCGCGGGGCGCCTGTCTGCCGTCCCATCCCGCTCCCCAGCGGAGAAACCATCGCGGAGCGGAGTGGGACGTTTTACGCATTGTTTCCGTTTGCGCCAGGACGGCAAATACCGCGCGCCGATTTGCAGCCATCGCATGCGCGGATGGCGGGGGCATGTCTGGCGCGTCTCCACGACGTGTTTGCGTCCTTTCCCATGGACCTTGCCCCTCGAAAGAAGCTGGGGGTGGATATCGGAGCGGCGCTGGCCGTAATCCCACAAATTGAACGGGCGATCCATGAGCGATCCGTGAAGACTGACCTGGAGCGGTCGGCTCTGGCGCAGCTTTCCGGACGGCGGCGTTGGTTTCAGGCGCTTGAGGGCGGCGATGGCGAAGACATCCAAGAACCGATGGCCGCGCTGCCGCAGTCGATCCTGCATGGAGATTACCAGGAGACAAACCTGTTCTTCGGCGCCGACGCGGTCGTCGCGGTGATCGACTGGGACCAATGCGGCGCGGGCGCTCGTTCTTATGACGTGCTTCGCGCATTGCACTTGATGCTGGCCCTCAGTCCCGCGCTTTGCCGCGCGTTTCTTGAAGGTTATCGGAGCGTTCGGGATTTGCCCGATGAGGAACTGGACGCCATGGCCCGCTGCTACGGCGCCCTTTCCGACAGCAATCTGTGGGTATTCGCGGCGGCGTATTTGGAAAACAATGAGCGCGCGAAGCCATTTATCGGGATTGGCCCATTCGTTCCGTTTTGTGAGAAGTGGGAGAGAGTCTGGGGCGAGTGTAAAAATCGGGGATGAGACGGACGCTCCGTCATACAAGGAGAATCGAAAATTAGGTTTTGCCTCAAGCGGAGCCCAGGCAGGCTCCGCTTGAGGAAGGCGCATGCGTCGTTATGTCCGTGCTTGCGCGGTTTGGGTCGACGTATTGACGGCGCGCAGGGTAAATGAGCCGGAAAGCGACTTTCCATGGATGGCGTGGATCGCATGATCGGCCACCCAGCTGCCGCTGAGGCCGTGCGGTCCGGCCACTCCACTGCTGGCGAATAGCGCCACGCCGGCGTCGGCCGTTCCGGCGCGGCCGATCACCGGGCCGTCCGCCGGCAGCAGCGCGAGGCCGGTTCCGTCCGCCGCTGAGAGCGTCAGCCAGTGCAGGCCGCGCTTGGATGACCGGAACAGGATGTCGCCGGCGTGCGCCGTTCCCGACGGTTCGCCGACATGGCCTGCCGGATAGTCCGTGAAGTACGAGTCTCGCTGCCAGGTCGTCTGAGTCATGCTGGACGGAATGGCGAACTTGACGCCCTCCTCCCAGAGTTCGGCGTCTGCGGCGGTCCAGTTCAGCGTCCAGTTGACGGTCATCTCGGCGTTGGGCTTGATGTCGTAAGTGGACACGAGCGTCCCCAGCGCCGTTCCTCCGGCTCCTGTCAGGACATCGCTGGTTACGGAGACGCGTATTGTGTTGTCCGCTCCCGGCGCCGCCGAAACCTGGGCGTTGGTGGTGACGGGCGCCTGTTTGGCCTTGTACACTCCATGTTCGTTTCCGGCTTTCCCCTCGCCCAGATTGAGCGTCGGACCTCCCACGAGCCGGTCGTGACCGTTGACGCGCCAGCTCCGGATGGCTCCGCTGCGCTTGTCGAACACGATCTGCTGAATGGAGTTGCTGACCGTGAGCGCGTCCGCGCCATCCTGGCTGGTCAGAACGCCGCCGGCGGCCGGCGCGGCCGGCGCTGCGGGCAGGGGGACGCCCGCCACGGCAAGATTGAACGCAATGACCGAAGAGCCGTCGGGATGCAGGAACTCCAGCCGCAGAGTCGTCATGCCCTCGGGGGCCGGGAACGACGCCGTTGCGGACTGCATGGGAGCGCATGAGACATGCTGGACGCCGCTTTTCAGTGTTTCGCCCGCCTTTAGGGCCGTCCAGCGGCAGGTCAGCTCATTCAGATCGGTGAACGAATAGTGATTGGTGATTGACGCGTCGCAGACGCCGCCGCTCGGGCTGACCGTTCGCGCTCCGACCACGACCGGACTGTAGGCGCTCTTGACGATCCACCATTCGGGCTTGGGGACACGATAAGCGGAGACGATTCCCTTGTTGTTCTCCTGCCGCATGTGATCCTGGCCGTAGTAGTAGTCGGTCGTATTGTCTTCGTTCTTGTCGGCGATTCCCTGACCCTGCCACTCCCAGATAAAGGAGCCGAGGATATTCGGAGCCTTCCAGAGCTTATCCCAGGTCTTGATGAGAGTTTCGGACCAGAGATCGGACGCGCCGGGATCGTAATCCTGAACTTCCCGCTCATAGAAGGTATGGGGATGTTCGGTAAGATTCGTGCCCCACTTGGTGTTCCGGGCGTAGCGGTCGATCGAATCCGGGCCGGGATAGTGATCGTCCTGCCAGAGCTGTCCTTTGATGCTCTCGGGATTCTGGCCGGAGACGAACGCCGGGCGGGTCGGGTCCATCTTGCGGATAAGGTCCGTGACCATCTGGGAATCGATCCCATTGGGGTTTTCGTTGCCCAGGCTCCAGGCGAGAACGCACGGACGGTTCTTATCTCGGGCTACTGTCTCTTCCCCGCGCTGAAGCAGATAGGGAGCATAGGCCGTGTCTTTGACCTGATCGTTGATCCAGCAGTACGGAACTTCGTCGAGGATATACATTCCCTTCTCTTCGCACAGCTCCAAGAACCGCTGGGCATGGTTGTAGTGGCTGGTTCGCACCGCGTTGATGTTGGCGGCCTTCATCAGCGTCAAGTCCTTGATCCAGTTCTCCTCGGTCAGCGCAAAGCCCTTATCGGCCCAGAAGTCATGGCGACAGATGCCGGTGCACTTGATAGGGACGCCGTTCCACAGCACGACGTTATCCTTGACATCGATCTGCCGGAAACCGAAACGCTGTTCGACGCGCTCGATCTCTTTTCCGTCTCCAGTCAAGTGGAAGACAACGTAATACAGATTCGGCTTCTCCGCCGACCAGAGGGCCGGCGCTTTCACGGGAGCGTCCATCGTGACCTGCGTGGTTCCATCGGCCTGGATGGTTCCTGAGCCCGACAGCGTCACTCCGGTGGGATGCCCGTCGCCGCTTATCAGCGTCCCCTTGACGGCGACATTTTGCCCCGGCTTGCCTTTGACGTTCAACTGGGCAAAGAGAGTGGCGTCCTTATAGTTCGCATTCAGCGGCGTGCGCACCACGATATCGTCGATATGAGTCTGCGGCACGGCGATCAGAGACGTATCCCGATAGATGCCGCCCATCGTCTGGAAATCGCCCGTATCGGCGTCAAACGAAGGCGTCGTCTTTGAGACGCGCACGGCGAAAAGATTGCGCTGGCCGGGCTTGACCAGGCCCGTCAGGTCGATCTCCCAGCCTGTGTAACCACTCTCGTGGTAGCCGGCCTTCTGGCCGTTGATAAACACCTCCGCGCCGTCGAGCGCGCCGTCGAAATGCCAGAAGATCCGTTTGCCGGCCCAGGATGCGGGGACGTTGACATAGCGCCGATACAGACCGACGGTCTTGTCCACGCGGTCGTAGGTCGGCAGCGAATAACCGGCCATCTCCCAGTTGGACGGCACATTCATGTTGCGCCATGAGGAATCGTCGAAGCTGGGCGAGGCGAAGGCATCGCGCTGAGCCGGGGTTACATTTGCGTCGACAGGCTTCGGTGCGGGGGCCCGCCAGACAGCCTCCTGCCCATCTTCGGTCGTACGGATCTGGAACTCCCGCAGCGACGCCCAGTGTTCGGCGGAGTTGTCGAGTACGGTGATGCGGAGGTAGCGGACATCAGCGGGCGTCAGCTTCACGGGACCGTCGCCGACTCCCGGCGCGGCGGACGCGTCCGCCAGCGTC from Capsulimonas corticalis harbors:
- a CDS encoding phosphotransferase enzyme family protein, which produces MKSHSQSPIFPLPPLGLAETPLSLDDRHVLASFSVGDVTRSLSPATGAVNRTVLVEASTGIFVLRCSRRERTRVEWEHAAIAWAADRGAPVCRPIPLPSGETIAERSGTFYALFPFAPGRQIPRADLQPSHARMAGACLARLHDVFASFPMDLAPRKKLGVDIGAALAVIPQIERAIHERSVKTDLERSALAQLSGRRRWFQALEGGDGEDIQEPMAALPQSILHGDYQETNLFFGADAVVAVIDWDQCGAGARSYDVLRALHLMLALSPALCRAFLEGYRSVRDLPDEELDAMARCYGALSDSNLWVFAAAYLENNERAKPFIGIGPFVPFCEKWERVWGECKNRG
- a CDS encoding glycoside hydrolase family 2 TIM barrel-domain containing protein; translation: MNLRHFSLLLPPLLAAAFPASAQNTGRVAPATLPLPLPAAAPMPPDQLRAHNPWNLPMTGAWRFHLTYGQIKAGEFEPSAPVNTFFTASSSEEQNPPENAFDGSGDTRWCASGGDFPQWLQADLGKTRHVSGVTLSWEKPDDAYEFRIEGRIQGGKWTTLADASAAPGVGDGPVKLTPADVRYLRITVLDNSAEHWASLREFQIRTTEDGQEAVWRAPAPKPVDANVTPAQRDAFASPSFDDSSWRNMNVPSNWEMAGYSLPTYDRVDKTVGLYRRYVNVPASWAGKRIFWHFDGALDGAEVFINGQKAGYHESGYTGWEIDLTGLVKPGQRNLFAVRVSKTTPSFDADTGDFQTMGGIYRDTSLIAVPQTHIDDIVVRTPLNANYKDATLFAQLNVKGKPGQNVAVKGTLISGDGHPTGVTLSGSGTIQADGTTQVTMDAPVKAPALWSAEKPNLYYVVFHLTGDGKEIERVEQRFGFRQIDVKDNVVLWNGVPIKCTGICRHDFWADKGFALTEENWIKDLTLMKAANINAVRTSHYNHAQRFLELCEEKGMYILDEVPYCWINDQVKDTAYAPYLLQRGEETVARDKNRPCVLAWSLGNENPNGIDSQMVTDLIRKMDPTRPAFVSGQNPESIKGQLWQDDHYPGPDSIDRYARNTKWGTNLTEHPHTFYEREVQDYDPGASDLWSETLIKTWDKLWKAPNILGSFIWEWQGQGIADKNEDNTTDYYYGQDHMRQENNKGIVSAYRVPKPEWWIVKSAYSPVVVGARTVSPSGGVCDASITNHYSFTDLNELTCRWTALKAGETLKSGVQHVSCAPMQSATASFPAPEGMTTLRLEFLHPDGSSVIAFNLAVAGVPLPAAPAAPAAGGVLTSQDGADALTVSNSIQQIVFDKRSGAIRSWRVNGHDRLVGGPTLNLGEGKAGNEHGVYKAKQAPVTTNAQVSAAPGADNTIRVSVTSDVLTGAGGTALGTLVSTYDIKPNAEMTVNWTLNWTAADAELWEEGVKFAIPSSMTQTTWQRDSYFTDYPAGHVGEPSGTAHAGDILFRSSKRGLHWLTLSAADGTGLALLPADGPVIGRAGTADAGVALFASSGVAGPHGLSGSWVADHAIHAIHGKSLSGSFTLRAVNTSTQTAQART